One Amaranthus tricolor cultivar Red isolate AtriRed21 chromosome 1, ASM2621246v1, whole genome shotgun sequence DNA window includes the following coding sequences:
- the LOC130812495 gene encoding formamidopyrimidine-DNA glycosylase isoform X7: MPELPEVEAARSAIAEHCIGKKIVKAIIADDTKVIVGVTRSDFEASILNKTIVAAHRKGKNMWLQLNSPPFPSFQFGMAGAVYIKGVAVTKYKRSAVKDTDEWPSKYSMFFIELDDGLELSFTDKRRFATVRLLDNPASVPPISALGPDALLESMTEGEFFNSLSKKKTAIKAVLLDQSFISGIGNWIADEVLYQARIHPSQSASSLSKDESSRLLKSIKEVIHLAVEVDADAQQFPFDWLFHFRWGKKPGKVDAVEVGADSSQYPTSWIFHSREKKPGKAFVEGKKIDFVTVGGRTTAYVPELQKLNGVQATKAPAKPRKQASKKNNNDDHNDNVDENAHNGHGDGDDVEEAIENAKAKQSKNRKGEKQPPKRMKSTKKDEDKNDDEEEDGECEKKATQTRNRRATAKRKSQETEESKADNNSNTSRSRGKKVKTMSKSNKNNVSDASDDDGNESKDQKKQMKGDTKKPQRQTKTKSK, translated from the exons ATGCCAGAACTTCCGGAGGTAGAGGCAGCTAGATCCGCCATTGCTGAACACTGTATCGGTAAGAAGATTGTCAAAGCAATTATAGCAGATGATACCAAGGTCATCGTTGGTGTCACTCGTTCCGATTTTGAAGCTTCTATTCTCAATAAAACCATCGTTGCTGCTCATCGCAAGGGCAAAAACATGTGGCTTCAGCTTAATTcccctccttttccttccttcCAATTCG GGATGGCAGGTGCTGTGTACATCAAAGGTGTAGCAGTTACTAAATATAAAAG ATCTGCTGTTAAGGATACTGATGAATGGCCCTCAAAATATTCCATGTTCTTCATTGAA tTAGATGATGGTCTGGAGCTTTCGTTCACAGACAAGAGGCGATTTGCCACTGTGCGGTTGCTGGATAAT CCTGCTTCTGTTCCACCAATATCTGCACTTGGTCCTGATGCTTTGTTGGAATCCATGACAGAAGGGGAGTTTTTTAATTCCTTAAGCAAAAAGAAGACTGCTATTAAGGCTGTACTGCTTGACCAG agTTTTATTTCTGGTATTGGGAATTGGATCGCAGATGAAGTGCTGTATCAA GCAAGGATTCATCCTTCACAAAGTGCCTCTTCCCTTTCAAAAGATGAGAGTTCCAGACTGCTGAAATCCATAAAGGAG GTTATACATCTTGCGGTTGAAGTTGATGCTGATGCTCAACAATTCCCTTTTGATTGGTTGTTTCATTTTCGTTGGGGTAAAAAACCTGGAAAAGTTGATG CTGTTGAGGTTGGGGCTGATAGTAGTCAGTATCCAACTAGTTGGATTTTTCACTCACGGGAAAAGAAGCCCGGAAAGGCTTTTGTTGAGG GAAAGAAGATCGACTTTGTCACTGTAGGGGGAAGG ACAACAGCATATGTACCGGAACTCCAGAAGCTTAATGGAGTGCAAGCCACAAAAGCGCCTGCTAAACCACGGAAACAAGCTTCTAAAAAGAACAATAATGATGATCACAATGATAACGTTGATGAAAATGCCCATAATGGTCATGGAGATGGGGATGACGTGGAAGAGGCAATAGAGAATGCGAAAGCTAAGCAATCGAAGAATAGAAAAGGTGAAAAGCAGCCTCCTAAAAGGATGAAATCCACTAAAAAAGATGAAGATAAaaacgatgatgaagaagaagatggtgaATGTGAAAAGAAGGCAACCCAAACTCGAAATCGCAGGGCTACCGCCAAAAGGAAATCACAAGAAACTGAAGAAAGTAAAGCTGATAATAACAGCAACACATCCAGGAGCAGGGGAAAGAAGGTTAAAACTATGTCAAAGTCTAACAAAAATAATGTTTCTGATgctagtgatgatgatggtaaCGAGAGCAAGGATCAGAAGAAACAAATGAAAGGTGACACCAAAAAGCCCCAGAGGCAgaccaaaacaaaatcaaaatag
- the LOC130812495 gene encoding formamidopyrimidine-DNA glycosylase isoform X1 produces the protein MPELPEVEAARSAIAEHCIGKKIVKAIIADDTKVIVGVTRSDFEASILNKTIVAAHRKGKNMWLQLNSPPFPSFQFGMAGAVYIKGVAVTKYKRSAVKDTDEWPSKYSMFFIELDDGLELSFTDKRRFATVRLLDNPASVPPISALGPDALLESMTEGEFFNSLSKKKTAIKAVLLDQSFISGIGNWIADEVLYQARIHPSQSASSLSKDESSRLLKSIKEVLEKAVEVGADSSQYPTSWIFHSREKKPGKAFVEGKKIDFVTVGGRTTAYVPELQKLNGVQATKAPAKPRKQASKKNNNDDHNDNVDENAHNGHGDGDDVEEAIENAKAKQSKNRKGEKQPPKRMKSTKKDEDKNDDEEEDGECEKKATQTRNRRATAKRKSQETEESKADNNSNTSRSRGKKVKTMSKSNKNNVSDASDDDGNESKDQKKQMKGDTKKPQRQTKTKSK, from the exons ATGCCAGAACTTCCGGAGGTAGAGGCAGCTAGATCCGCCATTGCTGAACACTGTATCGGTAAGAAGATTGTCAAAGCAATTATAGCAGATGATACCAAGGTCATCGTTGGTGTCACTCGTTCCGATTTTGAAGCTTCTATTCTCAATAAAACCATCGTTGCTGCTCATCGCAAGGGCAAAAACATGTGGCTTCAGCTTAATTcccctccttttccttccttcCAATTCG GGATGGCAGGTGCTGTGTACATCAAAGGTGTAGCAGTTACTAAATATAAAAG ATCTGCTGTTAAGGATACTGATGAATGGCCCTCAAAATATTCCATGTTCTTCATTGAA tTAGATGATGGTCTGGAGCTTTCGTTCACAGACAAGAGGCGATTTGCCACTGTGCGGTTGCTGGATAAT CCTGCTTCTGTTCCACCAATATCTGCACTTGGTCCTGATGCTTTGTTGGAATCCATGACAGAAGGGGAGTTTTTTAATTCCTTAAGCAAAAAGAAGACTGCTATTAAGGCTGTACTGCTTGACCAG agTTTTATTTCTGGTATTGGGAATTGGATCGCAGATGAAGTGCTGTATCAA GCAAGGATTCATCCTTCACAAAGTGCCTCTTCCCTTTCAAAAGATGAGAGTTCCAGACTGCTGAAATCCATAAAGGAG GTACTTGAAAAAGCTGTTGAGGTTGGGGCTGATAGTAGTCAGTATCCAACTAGTTGGATTTTTCACTCACGGGAAAAGAAGCCCGGAAAGGCTTTTGTTGAGG GAAAGAAGATCGACTTTGTCACTGTAGGGGGAAGG ACAACAGCATATGTACCGGAACTCCAGAAGCTTAATGGAGTGCAAGCCACAAAAGCGCCTGCTAAACCACGGAAACAAGCTTCTAAAAAGAACAATAATGATGATCACAATGATAACGTTGATGAAAATGCCCATAATGGTCATGGAGATGGGGATGACGTGGAAGAGGCAATAGAGAATGCGAAAGCTAAGCAATCGAAGAATAGAAAAGGTGAAAAGCAGCCTCCTAAAAGGATGAAATCCACTAAAAAAGATGAAGATAAaaacgatgatgaagaagaagatggtgaATGTGAAAAGAAGGCAACCCAAACTCGAAATCGCAGGGCTACCGCCAAAAGGAAATCACAAGAAACTGAAGAAAGTAAAGCTGATAATAACAGCAACACATCCAGGAGCAGGGGAAAGAAGGTTAAAACTATGTCAAAGTCTAACAAAAATAATGTTTCTGATgctagtgatgatgatggtaaCGAGAGCAAGGATCAGAAGAAACAAATGAAAGGTGACACCAAAAAGCCCCAGAGGCAgaccaaaacaaaatcaaaatag
- the LOC130812495 gene encoding formamidopyrimidine-DNA glycosylase isoform X4 has protein sequence MPELPEVEAARSAIAEHCIGKKIVKAIIADDTKVIVGVTRSDFEASILNKTIVAAHRKGKNMWLQLNSPPFPSFQFGMAGAVYIKGVAVTKYKRSAVKDTDEWPSKYSMFFIELDDGLELSFTDKRRFATVRLLDNPASVPPISALGPDALLESMTEGEFFNSLSKKKTAIKAVLLDQARIHPSQSASSLSKDESSRLLKSIKEVIHLAVEVDADAQQFPFDWLFHFRWGKKPGKVDGKKIDFVTVGGRTTAYVPELQKLNGVQATKAPAKPRKQASKKNNNDDHNDNVDENAHNGHGDGDDVEEAIENAKAKQSKNRKGEKQPPKRMKSTKKDEDKNDDEEEDGECEKKATQTRNRRATAKRKSQETEESKADNNSNTSRSRGKKVKTMSKSNKNNVSDASDDDGNESKDQKKQMKGDTKKPQRQTKTKSK, from the exons ATGCCAGAACTTCCGGAGGTAGAGGCAGCTAGATCCGCCATTGCTGAACACTGTATCGGTAAGAAGATTGTCAAAGCAATTATAGCAGATGATACCAAGGTCATCGTTGGTGTCACTCGTTCCGATTTTGAAGCTTCTATTCTCAATAAAACCATCGTTGCTGCTCATCGCAAGGGCAAAAACATGTGGCTTCAGCTTAATTcccctccttttccttccttcCAATTCG GGATGGCAGGTGCTGTGTACATCAAAGGTGTAGCAGTTACTAAATATAAAAG ATCTGCTGTTAAGGATACTGATGAATGGCCCTCAAAATATTCCATGTTCTTCATTGAA tTAGATGATGGTCTGGAGCTTTCGTTCACAGACAAGAGGCGATTTGCCACTGTGCGGTTGCTGGATAAT CCTGCTTCTGTTCCACCAATATCTGCACTTGGTCCTGATGCTTTGTTGGAATCCATGACAGAAGGGGAGTTTTTTAATTCCTTAAGCAAAAAGAAGACTGCTATTAAGGCTGTACTGCTTGACCAG GCAAGGATTCATCCTTCACAAAGTGCCTCTTCCCTTTCAAAAGATGAGAGTTCCAGACTGCTGAAATCCATAAAGGAG GTTATACATCTTGCGGTTGAAGTTGATGCTGATGCTCAACAATTCCCTTTTGATTGGTTGTTTCATTTTCGTTGGGGTAAAAAACCTGGAAAAGTTGATG GAAAGAAGATCGACTTTGTCACTGTAGGGGGAAGG ACAACAGCATATGTACCGGAACTCCAGAAGCTTAATGGAGTGCAAGCCACAAAAGCGCCTGCTAAACCACGGAAACAAGCTTCTAAAAAGAACAATAATGATGATCACAATGATAACGTTGATGAAAATGCCCATAATGGTCATGGAGATGGGGATGACGTGGAAGAGGCAATAGAGAATGCGAAAGCTAAGCAATCGAAGAATAGAAAAGGTGAAAAGCAGCCTCCTAAAAGGATGAAATCCACTAAAAAAGATGAAGATAAaaacgatgatgaagaagaagatggtgaATGTGAAAAGAAGGCAACCCAAACTCGAAATCGCAGGGCTACCGCCAAAAGGAAATCACAAGAAACTGAAGAAAGTAAAGCTGATAATAACAGCAACACATCCAGGAGCAGGGGAAAGAAGGTTAAAACTATGTCAAAGTCTAACAAAAATAATGTTTCTGATgctagtgatgatgatggtaaCGAGAGCAAGGATCAGAAGAAACAAATGAAAGGTGACACCAAAAAGCCCCAGAGGCAgaccaaaacaaaatcaaaatag
- the LOC130812495 gene encoding formamidopyrimidine-DNA glycosylase isoform X3 encodes MPELPEVEAARSAIAEHCIGKKIVKAIIADDTKVIVGVTRSDFEASILNKTIVAAHRKGKNMWLQLNSPPFPSFQFGMAGAVYIKGVAVTKYKRSAVKDTDEWPSKYSMFFIELDDGLELSFTDKRRFATVRLLDNPASVPPISALGPDALLESMTEGEFFNSLSKKKTAIKAVLLDQARIHPSQSASSLSKDESSRLLKSIKEVLEKAVEVGADSSQYPTSWIFHSREKKPGKAFVEGKKIDFVTVGGRTTAYVPELQKLNGVQATKAPAKPRKQASKKNNNDDHNDNVDENAHNGHGDGDDVEEAIENAKAKQSKNRKGEKQPPKRMKSTKKDEDKNDDEEEDGECEKKATQTRNRRATAKRKSQETEESKADNNSNTSRSRGKKVKTMSKSNKNNVSDASDDDGNESKDQKKQMKGDTKKPQRQTKTKSK; translated from the exons ATGCCAGAACTTCCGGAGGTAGAGGCAGCTAGATCCGCCATTGCTGAACACTGTATCGGTAAGAAGATTGTCAAAGCAATTATAGCAGATGATACCAAGGTCATCGTTGGTGTCACTCGTTCCGATTTTGAAGCTTCTATTCTCAATAAAACCATCGTTGCTGCTCATCGCAAGGGCAAAAACATGTGGCTTCAGCTTAATTcccctccttttccttccttcCAATTCG GGATGGCAGGTGCTGTGTACATCAAAGGTGTAGCAGTTACTAAATATAAAAG ATCTGCTGTTAAGGATACTGATGAATGGCCCTCAAAATATTCCATGTTCTTCATTGAA tTAGATGATGGTCTGGAGCTTTCGTTCACAGACAAGAGGCGATTTGCCACTGTGCGGTTGCTGGATAAT CCTGCTTCTGTTCCACCAATATCTGCACTTGGTCCTGATGCTTTGTTGGAATCCATGACAGAAGGGGAGTTTTTTAATTCCTTAAGCAAAAAGAAGACTGCTATTAAGGCTGTACTGCTTGACCAG GCAAGGATTCATCCTTCACAAAGTGCCTCTTCCCTTTCAAAAGATGAGAGTTCCAGACTGCTGAAATCCATAAAGGAG GTACTTGAAAAAGCTGTTGAGGTTGGGGCTGATAGTAGTCAGTATCCAACTAGTTGGATTTTTCACTCACGGGAAAAGAAGCCCGGAAAGGCTTTTGTTGAGG GAAAGAAGATCGACTTTGTCACTGTAGGGGGAAGG ACAACAGCATATGTACCGGAACTCCAGAAGCTTAATGGAGTGCAAGCCACAAAAGCGCCTGCTAAACCACGGAAACAAGCTTCTAAAAAGAACAATAATGATGATCACAATGATAACGTTGATGAAAATGCCCATAATGGTCATGGAGATGGGGATGACGTGGAAGAGGCAATAGAGAATGCGAAAGCTAAGCAATCGAAGAATAGAAAAGGTGAAAAGCAGCCTCCTAAAAGGATGAAATCCACTAAAAAAGATGAAGATAAaaacgatgatgaagaagaagatggtgaATGTGAAAAGAAGGCAACCCAAACTCGAAATCGCAGGGCTACCGCCAAAAGGAAATCACAAGAAACTGAAGAAAGTAAAGCTGATAATAACAGCAACACATCCAGGAGCAGGGGAAAGAAGGTTAAAACTATGTCAAAGTCTAACAAAAATAATGTTTCTGATgctagtgatgatgatggtaaCGAGAGCAAGGATCAGAAGAAACAAATGAAAGGTGACACCAAAAAGCCCCAGAGGCAgaccaaaacaaaatcaaaatag
- the LOC130812495 gene encoding formamidopyrimidine-DNA glycosylase isoform X2 yields the protein MPELPEVEAARSAIAEHCIGKKIVKAIIADDTKVIVGVTRSDFEASILNKTIVAAHRKGKNMWLQLNSPPFPSFQFGMAGAVYIKGVAVTKYKRSAVKDTDEWPSKYSMFFIELDDGLELSFTDKRRFATVRLLDNPASVPPISALGPDALLESMTEGEFFNSLSKKKTAIKAVLLDQSFISGIGNWIADEVLYQARIHPSQSASSLSKDESSRLLKSIKEVIHLAVEVDADAQQFPFDWLFHFRWGKKPGKVDGKKIDFVTVGGRTTAYVPELQKLNGVQATKAPAKPRKQASKKNNNDDHNDNVDENAHNGHGDGDDVEEAIENAKAKQSKNRKGEKQPPKRMKSTKKDEDKNDDEEEDGECEKKATQTRNRRATAKRKSQETEESKADNNSNTSRSRGKKVKTMSKSNKNNVSDASDDDGNESKDQKKQMKGDTKKPQRQTKTKSK from the exons ATGCCAGAACTTCCGGAGGTAGAGGCAGCTAGATCCGCCATTGCTGAACACTGTATCGGTAAGAAGATTGTCAAAGCAATTATAGCAGATGATACCAAGGTCATCGTTGGTGTCACTCGTTCCGATTTTGAAGCTTCTATTCTCAATAAAACCATCGTTGCTGCTCATCGCAAGGGCAAAAACATGTGGCTTCAGCTTAATTcccctccttttccttccttcCAATTCG GGATGGCAGGTGCTGTGTACATCAAAGGTGTAGCAGTTACTAAATATAAAAG ATCTGCTGTTAAGGATACTGATGAATGGCCCTCAAAATATTCCATGTTCTTCATTGAA tTAGATGATGGTCTGGAGCTTTCGTTCACAGACAAGAGGCGATTTGCCACTGTGCGGTTGCTGGATAAT CCTGCTTCTGTTCCACCAATATCTGCACTTGGTCCTGATGCTTTGTTGGAATCCATGACAGAAGGGGAGTTTTTTAATTCCTTAAGCAAAAAGAAGACTGCTATTAAGGCTGTACTGCTTGACCAG agTTTTATTTCTGGTATTGGGAATTGGATCGCAGATGAAGTGCTGTATCAA GCAAGGATTCATCCTTCACAAAGTGCCTCTTCCCTTTCAAAAGATGAGAGTTCCAGACTGCTGAAATCCATAAAGGAG GTTATACATCTTGCGGTTGAAGTTGATGCTGATGCTCAACAATTCCCTTTTGATTGGTTGTTTCATTTTCGTTGGGGTAAAAAACCTGGAAAAGTTGATG GAAAGAAGATCGACTTTGTCACTGTAGGGGGAAGG ACAACAGCATATGTACCGGAACTCCAGAAGCTTAATGGAGTGCAAGCCACAAAAGCGCCTGCTAAACCACGGAAACAAGCTTCTAAAAAGAACAATAATGATGATCACAATGATAACGTTGATGAAAATGCCCATAATGGTCATGGAGATGGGGATGACGTGGAAGAGGCAATAGAGAATGCGAAAGCTAAGCAATCGAAGAATAGAAAAGGTGAAAAGCAGCCTCCTAAAAGGATGAAATCCACTAAAAAAGATGAAGATAAaaacgatgatgaagaagaagatggtgaATGTGAAAAGAAGGCAACCCAAACTCGAAATCGCAGGGCTACCGCCAAAAGGAAATCACAAGAAACTGAAGAAAGTAAAGCTGATAATAACAGCAACACATCCAGGAGCAGGGGAAAGAAGGTTAAAACTATGTCAAAGTCTAACAAAAATAATGTTTCTGATgctagtgatgatgatggtaaCGAGAGCAAGGATCAGAAGAAACAAATGAAAGGTGACACCAAAAAGCCCCAGAGGCAgaccaaaacaaaatcaaaatag
- the LOC130812495 gene encoding formamidopyrimidine-DNA glycosylase isoform X5 has translation MPELPEVEAARSAIAEHCIGKKIVKAIIADDTKVIVGVTRSDFEASILNKTIVAAHRKGKNMWLQLNSPPFPSFQFGMAGAVYIKGVAVTKYKRSAVKDTDEWPSKYSMFFIELDDGLELSFTDKRRFATVRLLDNPASVPPISALGPDALLESMTEGEFFNSLSKKKTAIKAVLLDQSFISGIGNWIADEVLYQARIHPSQSASSLSKDESSRLLKSIKEVIHLAVEVDADAQQFPFDWLFHFRWGKKPGKVDALQEMAA, from the exons ATGCCAGAACTTCCGGAGGTAGAGGCAGCTAGATCCGCCATTGCTGAACACTGTATCGGTAAGAAGATTGTCAAAGCAATTATAGCAGATGATACCAAGGTCATCGTTGGTGTCACTCGTTCCGATTTTGAAGCTTCTATTCTCAATAAAACCATCGTTGCTGCTCATCGCAAGGGCAAAAACATGTGGCTTCAGCTTAATTcccctccttttccttccttcCAATTCG GGATGGCAGGTGCTGTGTACATCAAAGGTGTAGCAGTTACTAAATATAAAAG ATCTGCTGTTAAGGATACTGATGAATGGCCCTCAAAATATTCCATGTTCTTCATTGAA tTAGATGATGGTCTGGAGCTTTCGTTCACAGACAAGAGGCGATTTGCCACTGTGCGGTTGCTGGATAAT CCTGCTTCTGTTCCACCAATATCTGCACTTGGTCCTGATGCTTTGTTGGAATCCATGACAGAAGGGGAGTTTTTTAATTCCTTAAGCAAAAAGAAGACTGCTATTAAGGCTGTACTGCTTGACCAG agTTTTATTTCTGGTATTGGGAATTGGATCGCAGATGAAGTGCTGTATCAA GCAAGGATTCATCCTTCACAAAGTGCCTCTTCCCTTTCAAAAGATGAGAGTTCCAGACTGCTGAAATCCATAAAGGAG GTTATACATCTTGCGGTTGAAGTTGATGCTGATGCTCAACAATTCCCTTTTGATTGGTTGTTTCATTTTCGTTGGGGTAAAAAACCTGGAAAAGTTGATG CCTTACAGGAGATGGCTGCTTGA
- the LOC130812495 gene encoding formamidopyrimidine-DNA glycosylase isoform X6, producing the protein MPELPEVEAARSAIAEHCIGKKIVKAIIADDTKVIVGVTRSDFEASILNKTIVAAHRKGKNMWLQLNSPPFPSFQFGMAGAVYIKGVAVTKYKRSAVKDTDEWPSKYSMFFIELDDGLELSFTDKRRFATVRLLDNPASVPPISALGPDALLESMTEGEFFNSLSKKKTAIKAVLLDQSFISGIGNWIADEVLYQARIHPSQSASSLSKDESSRLLKSIKETQHL; encoded by the exons ATGCCAGAACTTCCGGAGGTAGAGGCAGCTAGATCCGCCATTGCTGAACACTGTATCGGTAAGAAGATTGTCAAAGCAATTATAGCAGATGATACCAAGGTCATCGTTGGTGTCACTCGTTCCGATTTTGAAGCTTCTATTCTCAATAAAACCATCGTTGCTGCTCATCGCAAGGGCAAAAACATGTGGCTTCAGCTTAATTcccctccttttccttccttcCAATTCG GGATGGCAGGTGCTGTGTACATCAAAGGTGTAGCAGTTACTAAATATAAAAG ATCTGCTGTTAAGGATACTGATGAATGGCCCTCAAAATATTCCATGTTCTTCATTGAA tTAGATGATGGTCTGGAGCTTTCGTTCACAGACAAGAGGCGATTTGCCACTGTGCGGTTGCTGGATAAT CCTGCTTCTGTTCCACCAATATCTGCACTTGGTCCTGATGCTTTGTTGGAATCCATGACAGAAGGGGAGTTTTTTAATTCCTTAAGCAAAAAGAAGACTGCTATTAAGGCTGTACTGCTTGACCAG agTTTTATTTCTGGTATTGGGAATTGGATCGCAGATGAAGTGCTGTATCAA GCAAGGATTCATCCTTCACAAAGTGCCTCTTCCCTTTCAAAAGATGAGAGTTCCAGACTGCTGAAATCCATAAAGGAG ACCCAACATTTGTAG